One genomic window of Fusarium keratoplasticum isolate Fu6.1 chromosome 3, whole genome shotgun sequence includes the following:
- a CDS encoding BHLH domain-containing protein translates to MPSSHFSDMADHDSSNSLFGLQDPNLGFVDDGSVVKSDPSSSSLPNDSSSSRPQTQQQYYDAAAWQFNGTPPYDSYDPSSTAPPTQTSYQSSPWALAFGQDQQQNLQQLPVSAGLDSLAATTLSPESIYAASIPSNPPLGPGNLQDPAILQPHIISHLTPALQEKLRNIAMPPHLQYNSPKSASSPDSAVGEGKTGVLSSPDPAEMSSKASRKRKSSADPDEEEEDDDGNQPVKKTAHNMIEKRYRTNLNDKIAALRDSVPSLRIMSKSARGEDTTEDREELHGLTPAHKLNKATVLSKATEYIRHLEKRNNRLLDENGAMQARIAAFEKLFMAGAMNGAISPLQQPPTPIQYAQDSQQFVGSPMSATQEGGAPPAGMIQVPDDMKRIISAQMAAGQPYPVPQQPYRGGNPALIRQQQIQQQQQMQQNRWSNAGPYFGKLMVGSLAGLMILEAVREDEVSNEKPEGRGLFAVPLHLLRAVASGLDINVMGYHIHTSLRIILLLGTFLWVFLPSLFAKAQQKPKKPQVGVLQAAPSLASPIHVRRQAWLTAIQTVWVPRHNFFLEATALILKTLKLSLRNAIGVHGYQMLTGLTEEQETARVKAWSIALDSQLAGGDVEINKSRLVLTLLASGTLPDSPMRLMLKALHIRLLLWDPSQNRLHLGASNAIAAKLARTKWNEARQLNRLLTQLRRGSSEQHDDDLPEHLAALVERECDEVLNEDIIQRAHNLAFNTETTYNITAPMDGMDSVVDDTAVGSPLDAVAAWWSTQTLHRVMLATMEKDEEALLTKTDDIELAINTAPIGSTAQARAIVARAVLIDKARGANIASALQSMGNEKVDALLSTSICIIDSSFQASTPDLRLALRCAMAIAHLRRVECTPGTTHQGLRIIESIMTKGNASQMSLLGCTAALQLMEELFEHKVAAETFQSSLERLSGGLRLWMGGAPGEKCGVTSDVREKVVDRCLTITKSVVGMDSDTGYGSLDECEDDGC, encoded by the exons ATGCCCAGCTCCCACTTCTCTGACATGGCCGACCATGACTCTTCGAATAGCCTTTTTGGCCTCCAGGATCCAAATCTAGGCTtcgtcgacgatggctcGGTCGTGAAATCCgacccctcctcctcctccctgcCCAacgactcctcctcctcccgtcCCCAGACCCAGCAGCAATACTACGACGCCGCCGCATGGCAGTTCAACGGCACGCCCCCTTACGACTCGTACGACCCCTCCAGCACCGCTCCTCCCACTCAGACAAGCTATCAGTCTTCTCCCTGGGCTCTCGCCTTCGGTCAGGATCAGCAGCAGAATCTCCAGCAGCTGCCCGTCTCTGCcggcctcgacagccttgcGGCCACCACACTCAGTCCCGAGTCCATTTACGCCGCCTCCATTCCCTCGAACCCGCCCTTGGGCCCGGGCAACCTTCAGGATCCCGCCATTCTTCAACCGCACATCATCAGCCACCTAACTCCTGCACTGCAGGAGAAGCTGCGCAACATCGCCATGCCGCCCCATCTCCAGTACAACTCCCCCAAGAGCGCCTCCAGCCCCGACTCGGCTGTTGGTGAGGGCAAGACGGGGGTTCTCTCTTCACCAGATCCCGCCGAGATGTCCTCCAAGGCCTCACGAAAGCGCAAGTCATCCGCTGACcctgacgaggaagaggaagatgatgatggcaaccaGCCCGTTAAGAAGACGGCCCACAATATGATCGAGAAGCGATACCGGACGAACCTCAATGACAAGATCGCCGCCTTGAGGGACAGCGTCCCCAGTCTGCGCATCATGTCCAAGAGCGCGCGAGGCGAAGACACGACCGAAGACCGCGAGGAGCTTCACGGATTGACTCCAGCTCACAAGTTGAATAAGGCTACC GTTTTGAGCAAGGCGACGGAATACATTCGACATCTTGAGAAGCGAAATAATCGATTGCTCGACGAAAACGGTGCGATGCAGGCGCGAATCGCTGCCTTTGAAAAGTTGTTCATGGCCGGCGCCATGAACGGAGCGATCAGCCCTCTCCAACAACCACCTACACCAATTCAGTACGCCCAAGACTCTCAACAGTTTGTCGGGTCACCAATGTCGGCGACGCAGGAAGGTGGCGCTCCACCAGCGGGCATGATTCAGGTTCCCGATGACATGAAGAGAATCATTTCGGCGCAGATGGCTGCTGGTCAACCATATCCTGTGCCTCAACAGCCTTACCGAGGAGGCAACCCTGCGCTTATCCGCCAACAACagatccagcagcagcagcaaatgCAACAAAATCGATGGAGCAATGCCGGCCCTTACTTTGGTAAGCTCATGGTTGGTTCACTTGCTGGCCTAATGATCTTGGAAGCGGTGCGAGAGGATGAGGTTAGCAACGAAAAGCCCGAAGGCCGAGGCTTGTTCGCTGTGCCTCTTCACCTCCTCCGAGCTGTGGCGTCTGGCCTTGACATCAACGTGATGGGCTACCACATCCACACTTCTCTACGGATAATCCTGCTTCTGGGAACCTTCCTTTGGGTCTTCCTCCCATCTCTATTCGCCAAAGCCCagcagaagcccaagaagccgcAGGTTGGCGTTCTGCAGGCGGCGCCATCTTTGGCCTCGCCCATTCACGTTCGCCGACAGGCGTGGCTCACCGCTATTCAGACTGTCTGGGTTCCTCGCCATAACTTCTTCCTTGAAGCAACTGCTCTCATTCTGAAGACGCTGAAGCTCAGTCTTCGTAATGCTATTGGTGTTCATGGTTACCAGATGCTTACCGGTTTGaccgaggagcaggagaCTGCCCGAGTTAAGGCGTGGAGTATTGCCCTGGACTCTCAGCTGGCTGGTGGCGACGTTGAAATTAACAAGAGCCGCCTGGTTCTCACTCTACTCGCCTCTGGTACCCTGCCTGATAGCCCTATGAGACTCATGCTCAAGGCCCTCCATATCCGCCTCCTTCTCTGGGATCCTAGCCAGAACCGACTACATCTCGGCGCTAGCAACGCCATTGCCGCCAAGCTTGCACGGACCAAGTGGAACGAGGCCCGACAACTGAACCGTCTTCTAACACAGCTTCGCCGAGGATCATCTGAGCAACATGACGATGATTTGCCCGAGCATCTGGCTGCACTGGTCGAACGGGAATGCGACGAGGTGCTTAACGAGGATATCATTCAGCGAGCGCACAATCTGGCCTTCAACACCGAGACTACTTACAACATTACAGCCCCCATGGACGGAATGGATTCGGTGGTTGACGACACGGCGGTTGGCTCCCCTCTCGATGCCGTCGCAGCCTGGTGGTCGACTCAAACCCTGCACCGTGTCATGCTGGCAACtatggagaaggacgaggaggctctgCTCACCAAGACGGACGACATTGAGCTGGCTATCAATACCGCCCCGATTGGATCTACTGCGCAGGCTCGCGCCATTGTGGCACGTGCAGTCCTGATTGACAAGGCCCGTGGAGCTAATATCGCCTCGGCCCTGCAATCGATGGGAAATGAAAAGGTTGACGCTCTGCTGAGCACTTCTATCTGTATCATCGACTCAAGCTTTCAAGCCTCGACCCCCGACCTCCGACTTGCTCTCCGCTGCGCCATGGCCATCGCCCACcttcgacgagtcgagtGCACTCCTGGCACCACACATCAAGGTCTCCGCATTATTGAatccatcatgacaaagGGCAATGCATCCCAAATgtctcttcttggctgcaCCGCAGCCCTGCAGCTAATGGAGGAGCTTTTTGAACACAAGGTTGCGGCAGAGACGTTCCAGTCCTCGCTGGAGCGACTATCTGGTGGTCTCCGCCTGTGGATGGGTGGAGCGCCTGGAGAGAAGTGCGGCGTCACGTCTGATGTCCGAGAGAAGGTGGTAGACCGGTGTctgaccatcaccaagagcgTGGTGGGTATGGACTCGGACACTGGCTacggcagccttgatgaaTGCGAAGACGACGGATGCtag